In the Candidatus Aminicenantes bacterium genome, CGTGGTGCTGTTCGAGTTCTGCCTGCACGAATTGCCAGATCCCGCCACAGCCCTAGCCCACGCCCGCGAGCTGGCCGGAGACGTCCTGGTCGCTGACCATTTCCCCGGATCGGAGTGGGCGTACCATGTCGCCGAGGAGGACAAGGTCGCCAGGAGTTGGAAAGCGCTTCACGCCTGTCGGCCCAGGAAGGTGCAAAAACACGAAACGGTCCAGTCATTCAAGGACTACCAGGAGCTACGACTGAAAGTGGAGTCGATAGGCGAGGTCGCCATCAGCCGCATCACGCCCTTCGTCGGTCGCAGCGACTTCACCATCCCCATGACCTACGGCTTCGCCCTGGTTTAAACGGCCGGAACGCACCTCCACGAAGGCTGGGCTTTTCGCCTGCTGCTGTGCTATACTCGGCCTGTCCCAACCACGCGGAGGTAAATATGGCGTCAGCGGATGAATTCAAGGGGTTTTCCAAAGAGACCGTTAAATTCTTTCGCGAGCTGGCGAAAAACAACGACCGCGAGTGGTTCGCGGCCCAGCGCCGCCACTATGATGAGTTCGTGCTGCGGCCGGCCCAGGCATTTGTCGTTGCCATGGGCGAGCGGCTGCAACGCCTCACCCCCGGGATCAACGCCGACCCGCGTGCGAACGGTTCGTTGTTCCGCATTTTCCGCGACACCCGTTTCAGCCAGGACAAGACGCCGTACAAGACCCATCTGGGGATATATTTTTGGGAGGGCCAGGGGGGGCGAATGGAATGCTCGGGCTATTACTTCCACCTGGAACCGCCCATCATGATGCTGGGAGGGGGAATCTACATTTTCCCGCGCCCGCTGCTCGAGCGTTTCCGCCAGGCCGCGCTCGACCCGGAATACGGCGACGAGCTGGCTGCAATCATCAGGAAAATCCTCGCCCGGCCGGGCTTCATCCTCGGCAACCCGCACTACAAGCGCCTCCCGCCCGGGACCGATCCCGCCCATGCCAATGCCGGGCTGCTGCTCCACAACGGCTTGTATGCCGCCTGGGAATCAAAAATACCGAATGAGTTCTATTCAGCCGCGTTGCTTGAGTATTGCACCGACAAGTTCAGCTTGCTGCAACCCTTGCATCGATGGCTGACCGACCTGAGAAACGGCAATTTCGATTTTTAAAGGGTAGTGACAGGTCGCGACCTGTCACTACTTCGTCATGTTTTTGCAAAACCGAAAATATCTTCGGTGATATAAGGCAGTTCCGTGCGCAGGCGCAAGCGGCGACGATTGTTTTTGAGGGTGGCGATGTCCACGACGATGACTCCGGCCAGGGAAAAATATTCGGGCCGCAGGTACTGCGCCCATTCCACCGCCACCACCCCGGCGCCGATGAACTCGTCAATGGGGTTTTCCCGGGCTCCGAGCAGTCCGCCCAAGCGGTACAGATCGAAATGGAACAAAGGGTGGATGCCCTGGTACTGGTTCATCAGCACGTAGGATGGGCTGACCACTTCCGGCACGGGAATTTCCAGCCCGGAAGCGATGCCCTTGATCAGAATGGTCTTCCCGGCCGCCAGGTCGCCACTGACCAGAATAATCTCTTGCCCGCGCAGCTGGAGTCCCAGCCGCCGGCCGATGGCCTGCGTGTCTTCAGGAGCCGAGGAAAGGAGAGTGGAATCCATCGATGCCCAGGATACTCTTCGGGATGGCGGCGGCGATATCGCTGGCCGTCAGCCCCATTTCGCCGGTCCGGCGCGCGGCCAGATCGCCGGCGAAACCGTGCAGGAAGACGGCGGCGGCCAGGATCGTTTCCATCGGCTGCTGCGGATGGAATTGGGCGATCAGGCCGGCGATCAGGCCGCTGAGGACATCGCCGCTGCCGGCCGTGGCCATTCCGGGATTGCCGGTCTGGTTGACCCAGACCCGGCCCTCGGG is a window encoding:
- a CDS encoding methyltransferase domain-containing protein — its product is MAADIKQLLSNLLGFYDFTGKTIVSIGAGGGQMIEYARPAKRVFAVDSSAAALDTLRQNLKKSDLANKFTIILSDFYRCQQKGDVVLFEFCLHELPDPATALAHARELAGDVLVADHFPGSEWAYHVAEEDKVARSWKALHACRPRKVQKHETVQSFKDYQELRLKVESIGEVAISRITPFVGRSDFTIPMTYGFALV
- a CDS encoding DUF2461 domain-containing protein; this translates as MASADEFKGFSKETVKFFRELAKNNDREWFAAQRRHYDEFVLRPAQAFVVAMGERLQRLTPGINADPRANGSLFRIFRDTRFSQDKTPYKTHLGIYFWEGQGGRMECSGYYFHLEPPIMMLGGGIYIFPRPLLERFRQAALDPEYGDELAAIIRKILARPGFILGNPHYKRLPPGTDPAHANAGLLLHNGLYAAWESKIPNEFYSAALLEYCTDKFSLLQPLHRWLTDLRNGNFDF
- the tsaE gene encoding tRNA (adenosine(37)-N6)-threonylcarbamoyltransferase complex ATPase subunit type 1 TsaE, whose product is MDSTLLSSAPEDTQAIGRRLGLQLRGQEIILVSGDLAAGKTILIKGIASGLEIPVPEVVSPSYVLMNQYQGIHPLFHFDLYRLGGLLGARENPIDEFIGAGVVAVEWAQYLRPEYFSLAGVIVVDIATLKNNRRRLRLRTELPYITEDIFGFAKT